The following coding sequences lie in one Pristis pectinata isolate sPriPec2 chromosome 20, sPriPec2.1.pri, whole genome shotgun sequence genomic window:
- the LOC127580939 gene encoding ADP-ribose glycohydrolase OARD1-like isoform X2 — MATRNYAVNLGKIPGWMNKMMNCTEKPPERNGFAIRYVTGDLFKCPPEESLAHCISEDCRMGAGIAVAFKERFGCVKQLLDQKKKTGEVAVLKKNQGYIYYLITKKRAFHKPTYESLQRSLEAMKKHCISNEVMRISMPRIGCGLDKLSWNEVAVRIQEVFKNTNIVITVYSLGNPAVGFPQPCKKRKSTSDGYKHGQSNKYFVLLSKAITAK, encoded by the exons ATGGCGACGCGGAACTACGCAGTAAACCTTGGAAAAATACCAG GTTGGATGAACAAAATGATGAATTGTACTGAGAAACCACCAGAACGGAAT GGCTTTGCTATCCGTTACGTGACTGGTGATTTGTTCAAATGTCCACCAGAAGAATCACTGGCACACTGCATCAGTGAAGACTGCCGTATGGGGGCAGGGATAGCAGTTGCATTCAAGGAGCGGTTTGGATGTGTTAAGCAGCTACTGGACCAGA AAAAGAAAACTGGAGAAGTGGCAGTGCTGAAGAAAAACCAAGGATACATTTACTATCTG ATTACTAAAAAGAGAGCCTTTCATAAACCAACTTACGAAAGCCTACAGAGAAGCCTGGAGGCCATGAAGAAGCACTGCATCAGTAATGAAGTCATGCGCATCTCAATGCCCAG GATTGGATGTGGGTTGGACAAACTCAGTTGGAATGAAGTTGCTGTGAGAATTCAGGAGGTCTTTAAGAACACAAATATTGTTATCACTGTGTACTCTCTGGGGAATCCTGCGGTTGGGTTTCCTCAACCCTGTAAGAAGCGCAAGTCTACTTCAGATGGGTACAAACATGGTCAGTCGAATAAATATTTTGTCTTGCTATCAAAAGCCATAACTGCTAAGTAG
- the LOC127580939 gene encoding ADP-ribose glycohydrolase OARD1-like isoform X3 encodes MNKMMNCTEKPPERNGFAIRYVTGDLFKCPPEESLAHCISEDCRMGAGIAVAFKERFGCVKQLLDQKKKTGEVAVLKKNQGYIYYLITKKRAFHKPTYESLQRSLEAMKKHCISNEVMRISMPRIGCGLDKLSWNEVAVRIQEVFKNTNIVITVYSLGNPAVGFPQPCKKRKSTSDGYKHGQSNKYFVLLSKAITAK; translated from the exons ATGAACAAAATGATGAATTGTACTGAGAAACCACCAGAACGGAAT GGCTTTGCTATCCGTTACGTGACTGGTGATTTGTTCAAATGTCCACCAGAAGAATCACTGGCACACTGCATCAGTGAAGACTGCCGTATGGGGGCAGGGATAGCAGTTGCATTCAAGGAGCGGTTTGGATGTGTTAAGCAGCTACTGGACCAGA AAAAGAAAACTGGAGAAGTGGCAGTGCTGAAGAAAAACCAAGGATACATTTACTATCTG ATTACTAAAAAGAGAGCCTTTCATAAACCAACTTACGAAAGCCTACAGAGAAGCCTGGAGGCCATGAAGAAGCACTGCATCAGTAATGAAGTCATGCGCATCTCAATGCCCAG GATTGGATGTGGGTTGGACAAACTCAGTTGGAATGAAGTTGCTGTGAGAATTCAGGAGGTCTTTAAGAACACAAATATTGTTATCACTGTGTACTCTCTGGGGAATCCTGCGGTTGGGTTTCCTCAACCCTGTAAGAAGCGCAAGTCTACTTCAGATGGGTACAAACATGGTCAGTCGAATAAATATTTTGTCTTGCTATCAAAAGCCATAACTGCTAAGTAG
- the LOC127580939 gene encoding ADP-ribose glycohydrolase OARD1-like isoform X1 yields the protein MATRNYAVNLGKIPAGWMNKMMNCTEKPPERNGFAIRYVTGDLFKCPPEESLAHCISEDCRMGAGIAVAFKERFGCVKQLLDQKKKTGEVAVLKKNQGYIYYLITKKRAFHKPTYESLQRSLEAMKKHCISNEVMRISMPRIGCGLDKLSWNEVAVRIQEVFKNTNIVITVYSLGNPAVGFPQPCKKRKSTSDGYKHGQSNKYFVLLSKAITAK from the exons ATGGCGACGCGGAACTACGCAGTAAACCTTGGAAAAATACCAG CAGGTTGGATGAACAAAATGATGAATTGTACTGAGAAACCACCAGAACGGAAT GGCTTTGCTATCCGTTACGTGACTGGTGATTTGTTCAAATGTCCACCAGAAGAATCACTGGCACACTGCATCAGTGAAGACTGCCGTATGGGGGCAGGGATAGCAGTTGCATTCAAGGAGCGGTTTGGATGTGTTAAGCAGCTACTGGACCAGA AAAAGAAAACTGGAGAAGTGGCAGTGCTGAAGAAAAACCAAGGATACATTTACTATCTG ATTACTAAAAAGAGAGCCTTTCATAAACCAACTTACGAAAGCCTACAGAGAAGCCTGGAGGCCATGAAGAAGCACTGCATCAGTAATGAAGTCATGCGCATCTCAATGCCCAG GATTGGATGTGGGTTGGACAAACTCAGTTGGAATGAAGTTGCTGTGAGAATTCAGGAGGTCTTTAAGAACACAAATATTGTTATCACTGTGTACTCTCTGGGGAATCCTGCGGTTGGGTTTCCTCAACCCTGTAAGAAGCGCAAGTCTACTTCAGATGGGTACAAACATGGTCAGTCGAATAAATATTTTGTCTTGCTATCAAAAGCCATAACTGCTAAGTAG